From the Allorhodopirellula heiligendammensis genome, one window contains:
- a CDS encoding efflux RND transporter periplasmic adaptor subunit encodes MNLPKILRRSLTMLVVVVAALLAGSPALAQRPPRTTSPGKQVVADRCSVKFIRNVNIPAEVEGKLIEMNVEEGMDVVAGDVLAVIDDTSAKLTVALKKAEETEAMLNADNDVNVQDARNTLELAEAEAESHKKLYEEQAISYWEVKKKMLEAVRGSLKIDLAEMQMKIAKAQYIGKRNEREIAEYEEQRRRVFAPFDGYIENRIAQQGEWVQGGSPIATLVQLDRVRVEGVVDALAFPGRVRAGLPVTVRVFTSNDQETPVVVAGKIGFVGSELDLSHRVRIWVDIDNQKDSSDAWIIKPGMNAEIIFE; translated from the coding sequence ATGAACCTGCCGAAAATCCTACGTCGATCTCTGACGATGCTAGTCGTCGTGGTAGCTGCCCTGCTGGCCGGTTCCCCAGCGCTGGCCCAGCGTCCTCCGCGTACGACAAGTCCGGGCAAGCAGGTTGTCGCCGATCGCTGCTCCGTCAAATTTATCCGCAATGTGAATATTCCCGCGGAAGTCGAAGGCAAACTTATCGAGATGAACGTCGAAGAGGGGATGGATGTTGTCGCCGGTGACGTGCTCGCTGTGATCGACGATACGTCGGCAAAGCTGACGGTTGCTTTGAAGAAGGCTGAAGAAACCGAGGCGATGCTCAATGCAGACAACGACGTGAACGTGCAGGACGCTCGCAACACACTCGAACTCGCTGAAGCAGAAGCCGAATCGCACAAAAAGTTGTACGAAGAGCAGGCGATTTCCTACTGGGAGGTGAAGAAGAAAATGCTTGAGGCGGTGCGTGGATCGTTGAAGATTGATCTGGCGGAAATGCAGATGAAGATCGCCAAAGCGCAGTACATCGGCAAACGCAACGAGCGAGAAATTGCAGAATATGAAGAACAGCGTCGACGAGTTTTCGCGCCGTTCGACGGCTACATTGAGAACCGGATCGCCCAGCAAGGCGAGTGGGTGCAAGGAGGATCCCCGATCGCGACGCTTGTGCAACTCGACCGAGTTCGAGTTGAGGGCGTCGTCGACGCGCTGGCATTCCCCGGTCGCGTTCGTGCTGGGTTGCCCGTGACCGTTCGCGTGTTCACATCGAACGATCAAGAGACTCCAGTTGTGGTCGCAGGGAAAATCGGCTTTGTCGGCAGTGAACTCGACCTTAGCCATCGCGTACGGATCTGGGTCGACATCGATAACCAGAAAGACTCCAGCGACGCCTGGATCATCAAGCCTGGCATGAACGCTGAAATTATTTTTGAATAG
- a CDS encoding DUF3467 domain-containing protein: protein MADDNTTESEENATATATATAEPTSPAAKAQTPPQQVAQVQVEDRDALATYANFCRVTGSPEELIIDFGLNPQPIGVPKDPIQVKQRIIVNFFTAKRLLAALQMSVARHESVFGVLETDINKRVRPGLQQQQK from the coding sequence ATGGCAGACGACAACACCACCGAGTCGGAAGAAAACGCAACAGCGACTGCGACAGCAACTGCGGAACCAACTTCGCCAGCGGCAAAGGCGCAAACGCCTCCTCAGCAAGTTGCTCAGGTTCAAGTTGAAGATCGCGACGCCTTGGCTACCTACGCTAACTTCTGCCGGGTTACCGGATCGCCCGAAGAATTGATCATCGATTTCGGTTTGAATCCTCAGCCCATCGGCGTGCCAAAGGATCCAATCCAAGTCAAACAGCGGATCATCGTTAACTTCTTTACAGCCAAGCGATTGCTCGCCGCCCTGCAAATGTCAGTGGCTCGTCACGAATCGGTCTTCGGCGTGCTTGAGACCGACATCAACAAGCGCGTTCGGCCCGGCTTGCAACAGCAACAGAAGTAG
- a CDS encoding HlyD family efflux transporter periplasmic adaptor subunit, with protein sequence MTTLAESLVSSSSRALTVRRRPDLTASRHHYQGQGYWVMKEPVGLQYFRFHDEEYFILNMLDGHVSLQQIKDGFEQRFAPQKITFGDLQQFIGMLHRSGLVISNSPGQGKSLRERGRTKKNKELLGKMSNVFAVRFRGIDPEKILNRLLPIAGWIFTVPALIFFACFLLSAALLLATQYQTVYAKLPTFHQFFAADRWIILAATMAIVKVIHEFGHGLSCKKFGGECHEIGFMLLVFTPCLYCNVSDSWMLPNKWKRIWIGAGGIYVEMILASIAAYVWFFSESGTTINDLCLNMMFLNVVSTVLVNGNPLLRFDGYYILMDYLEIPNLRQKSTEVLKRWFQETCLGLELQDDPFLPQRNRFLFGMFTIASVIYRWVVVFSIVWFVMQVLEPYGLQALGRILAVIGFSGLVAQPIIQTWKFIRTPGRLAKVKRGPLLTSLAVAGVVIAAVCYIPLPHHIDAAFEIRPSRAGTVYAGTVGRIVETVPVGTRVSQGEPIAVLDDPELKIRLAVINGEERFASVQLQNLKLRAQEEPAVVAQIETQEEMLQSILSLKAKTQEEVDRLTIRAKQDGFVLPPPERPSNDPGDGRLPGWTGTPLQIENRGALLTADDMICEIGAPDGFEAVLIIDQGDRQLVREDQAVDLKLDSLRLQTFHGKIEEISKKPMDAASTSMSSQTGGDLQTEIDPKTGQVRPRSVSYQARVPLDSADMLLRPGYRGAAKVHVDPMSLGQRLWRVIIKTFNFDF encoded by the coding sequence ATGACTACCCTTGCTGAATCACTGGTAAGCAGTTCGTCACGTGCGCTGACGGTGCGCCGACGTCCTGACTTGACCGCGAGTCGGCACCACTACCAGGGGCAAGGGTACTGGGTGATGAAAGAACCTGTTGGTTTGCAGTATTTCCGATTCCACGACGAGGAATACTTCATCCTGAATATGCTGGACGGGCATGTCAGCTTGCAGCAGATCAAGGACGGATTTGAACAGCGATTCGCGCCTCAAAAAATTACATTCGGCGACCTGCAGCAGTTCATTGGGATGTTGCACCGCAGTGGCTTGGTGATCAGCAACTCACCAGGACAAGGAAAATCGCTACGCGAGCGTGGACGGACAAAGAAGAACAAGGAATTACTCGGCAAGATGTCCAACGTCTTCGCCGTGCGATTCCGAGGCATCGATCCCGAAAAGATACTCAATCGCTTGCTGCCCATCGCAGGATGGATCTTCACTGTCCCCGCCTTGATTTTCTTCGCCTGCTTTTTACTGTCGGCCGCCCTCCTGCTGGCCACGCAGTATCAAACCGTCTACGCCAAGCTGCCGACGTTTCATCAGTTCTTCGCCGCCGATCGCTGGATCATTTTGGCCGCGACAATGGCGATCGTAAAAGTGATCCACGAATTTGGGCACGGCCTCAGTTGCAAAAAGTTTGGCGGCGAGTGTCACGAGATCGGATTCATGCTGCTTGTCTTCACTCCCTGTCTGTACTGCAACGTATCGGACTCGTGGATGTTGCCGAACAAGTGGAAGCGTATCTGGATCGGTGCGGGCGGCATTTATGTCGAAATGATCTTGGCGTCGATTGCGGCCTACGTGTGGTTCTTCAGCGAATCTGGGACGACGATCAACGATCTCTGTCTGAACATGATGTTTCTCAACGTGGTCAGCACCGTGCTCGTCAATGGTAATCCTCTGTTGCGATTTGACGGGTATTACATCCTGATGGATTACCTTGAGATTCCGAACCTCCGCCAAAAGAGTACCGAGGTACTCAAACGTTGGTTTCAAGAGACCTGTTTGGGATTGGAATTGCAGGACGACCCGTTCCTGCCGCAACGAAATCGATTTTTGTTTGGCATGTTCACGATCGCCAGTGTCATCTATCGCTGGGTGGTCGTGTTCTCGATTGTGTGGTTCGTGATGCAAGTGCTCGAGCCCTACGGGTTGCAGGCACTTGGACGAATCCTGGCCGTGATCGGGTTCTCGGGACTGGTTGCACAGCCGATCATCCAAACTTGGAAGTTCATCCGTACTCCTGGGAGACTCGCAAAAGTGAAACGTGGCCCCCTCCTGACATCGCTGGCCGTTGCAGGCGTTGTCATCGCTGCGGTGTGTTATATCCCGCTGCCTCATCATATCGACGCTGCATTTGAAATCCGTCCCAGTAGAGCGGGAACGGTCTATGCCGGTACCGTGGGGCGCATTGTCGAAACGGTCCCCGTTGGCACCCGTGTGTCGCAGGGAGAGCCGATCGCAGTCCTCGACGACCCCGAACTCAAAATACGGCTGGCCGTGATCAACGGCGAAGAACGATTCGCATCCGTTCAACTCCAAAACCTGAAGTTGCGAGCCCAGGAAGAGCCGGCAGTCGTCGCTCAGATTGAAACGCAAGAGGAAATGTTGCAGTCAATTCTGTCCCTGAAAGCAAAGACGCAAGAGGAAGTCGATCGACTTACCATACGAGCTAAGCAAGACGGGTTTGTGCTGCCGCCCCCAGAGCGTCCCTCGAATGATCCAGGTGACGGCCGCTTGCCTGGTTGGACGGGTACGCCACTGCAAATAGAAAATCGTGGCGCGCTGTTGACGGCCGACGACATGATCTGCGAGATCGGTGCACCCGATGGTTTTGAAGCCGTGTTAATTATCGATCAGGGTGACCGCCAGCTCGTTCGTGAGGATCAGGCAGTCGACTTGAAATTGGATTCGCTCCGATTGCAAACCTTTCATGGCAAGATTGAAGAGATCTCCAAAAAGCCAATGGATGCAGCGAGTACGTCCATGTCCAGTCAAACCGGTGGTGACCTCCAAACTGAAATCGACCCCAAAACCGGACAGGTCCGGCCCCGTAGTGTTTCCTATCAGGCTCGCGTGCCATTGGATTCTGCCGATATGCTCCTACGTCCGGGATACCGTGGCGCTGCCAAAGTGCACGTCGACCCAATGTCGTTAGGCCAGCGTTTATGGCGAGTGATTATCAAAACATTTAACTTCGATTTTTAA
- a CDS encoding DUF1501 domain-containing protein, protein MLSFKGHAGKDLCDSQLGSTRRSFLRVGGAGMLGLSLPQLLQLQSAQGESKGGESSGGPGWNKAKSIIMVYLQGGPSQLDLWDPKEHVPDNVRSQFAPISTKIPGVKFTENLPRLSQINDRFTTIRSMSYTPNGLFNHTAAIYQMMTGYTTDKVSPSGQLEPPSPKDFPNFGSNIVKMRPIDEPMLPFVMLPRPLQESNVIGKGGTAGFLGKAFDPYTLYPSGDDMSMDKMERIRTDDLSLRDEVFDIRLERRANLRQLLNEQMPTINEAVENFQLDQYYDRALSLIISGRARDAFKLSEEDSVLRDAYGRNTFGQSCLLARRLIEAGTRVVEVIWPKVANSDNHSWDHHKDLSKRMKTQSAPMLDAGLTTLIEDLDQRGLLDETLVVAVGEFGRSPQRGVSTSGNNNSDDGRDHWPYCYTAVLAGAGIRRGLVYGKSDETSSAPVEHPVHPAELLATIYHSFGIAPETIVYNHLNQPRELVKAQAVTALMS, encoded by the coding sequence ATGTTGTCATTCAAAGGCCATGCGGGCAAAGACCTGTGTGATTCCCAACTAGGTTCGACGCGGCGTAGCTTTCTACGGGTTGGTGGAGCGGGGATGCTCGGTCTGTCACTGCCACAGCTACTCCAACTCCAGTCCGCTCAGGGTGAATCGAAAGGCGGGGAATCCTCGGGAGGGCCGGGTTGGAACAAAGCCAAGTCAATTATCATGGTCTACCTGCAAGGTGGCCCAAGTCAGTTGGATCTATGGGATCCCAAGGAGCATGTGCCGGACAATGTCCGCAGTCAGTTCGCACCGATCAGCACGAAGATTCCAGGCGTGAAGTTCACTGAAAATCTGCCCCGTCTCAGCCAGATCAACGATCGATTCACGACAATCCGCTCGATGTCGTACACACCCAACGGTTTGTTCAATCATACCGCGGCGATCTATCAGATGATGACGGGATACACGACCGATAAGGTCAGTCCCTCCGGACAGCTCGAGCCGCCTTCGCCAAAAGACTTTCCTAATTTCGGCAGTAACATCGTTAAGATGCGTCCCATCGACGAGCCCATGCTGCCCTTCGTGATGTTGCCAAGACCGCTGCAGGAATCCAACGTGATCGGCAAGGGCGGCACCGCAGGGTTTCTCGGCAAAGCATTCGATCCGTACACGCTCTACCCCAGCGGCGATGACATGTCGATGGACAAGATGGAGCGGATACGCACCGATGACCTCAGTCTACGCGACGAAGTCTTCGATATTCGCTTAGAGCGACGGGCCAATCTCCGGCAACTCCTCAACGAGCAGATGCCCACTATCAATGAGGCTGTTGAGAACTTTCAACTCGACCAGTACTACGACCGGGCCCTTTCGCTGATCATTTCCGGGCGCGCTCGCGACGCATTCAAACTCAGTGAGGAGGACAGCGTCTTGCGTGACGCGTACGGACGAAATACGTTCGGACAAAGTTGCCTGCTGGCCCGACGCCTCATCGAAGCTGGCACGCGAGTCGTCGAAGTTATCTGGCCCAAGGTTGCCAACAGCGACAACCACTCATGGGACCACCACAAAGACCTCAGCAAGCGGATGAAGACGCAGTCAGCGCCCATGCTCGACGCTGGATTGACGACTTTGATCGAAGACCTCGATCAGCGGGGGTTGCTCGATGAAACCCTCGTGGTCGCAGTGGGCGAGTTCGGCCGCAGCCCCCAGAGGGGGGTAAGCACCAGTGGGAATAATAACTCAGACGATGGACGGGATCACTGGCCGTACTGCTACACCGCGGTGTTGGCCGGCGCTGGCATCCGGCGAGGTTTGGTCTACGGCAAGAGCGACGAAACCTCGTCGGCCCCTGTCGAGCATCCAGTTCATCCCGCCGAACTGCTCGCAACGATCTACCACAGCTTTGGAATTGCCCCTGAAACGATCGTCTACAACCACCTCAATCAGCCCCGTGAGCTTGTCAAAGCCCAGGCAGTGACCGCGTTAATGAGCTAG